Proteins encoded within one genomic window of Neoarius graeffei isolate fNeoGra1 chromosome 18, fNeoGra1.pri, whole genome shotgun sequence:
- the LOC132866118 gene encoding interferon-induced GTP-binding protein Mx1-like: MMESEQGNYEEIAYAGENSKPMEGVFHNHLEEKVRPLIDLIDSLRLIGIEEDLALPTIAVVGDQSSGKSSVLEALSGVALPRGSGIVTRCPLELKLRKIKCGVQWQAVISYNEQFIEFDDPSLVEGYVEAAQNELAGEGVGICDELITLEIMAPDVCDLTLIDLPGIARVPVKGQPEDIGHQIKNLIRKYIEKDQTINLVVVPCNVDIATTEALKMAQEVDPEGKRTLAILTKPDLIDKGTEKNVLEIVRNQVIPLSKGYVIVKCRGQKQINDKISLSEATQVEREFFRRHEYFSCLLYEEKATIQCLATKLTQDLVDHIKKSLPLISEEIKKQLWSLRKELSQCEAGPPLDPHKRKIFFIDTLTKFNDKINRLASGEVVNNDNLFVLLRFEFKQWKDHLDNTKASFHKTVQDVVNEYDLKHRGRELPGFSDYKVFEMVVQKLVIQLTGPAIDTLRVIRDTIQKQFSDVSKTCFLSYPFLQCVATNKIDNIQSKQEAKVEQRIFEQFEMEQLVYTQDGIYFNTLNETHSTEGQKASEDNFAGFDSRNKYPEMLRAYYEIVVQRLADQVPMLIRYFMLKESAQLLCREMLGLMDGANVADALREESDVSRHRIDIQNRTDRLTLAQEKLSGFV; encoded by the exons ATGATGGAGAGTGAACAAGGTAATTATGAAGAAATTGCTTATGCTGGTGAAAACAG TAAGCCAATGGAAGGAGTCTTCCATAACCATTTAGAGGAGAAGGTTCGTCCTTTAATTGATCTGATTGACTCCTTGAGACTAATTGGTATTGAAGAAGATTTGGCTTTGCCAACTATAGCTGTAGTTGGAGATCAGAGTTCTGGAAAAAGCTCTGTGTTGGAAGCACTATCTGGGGTGGCATTACCCAGAGGAAGTG GTATTGTGACAAGATGTCCACTGGAGCTAAAGCTGAGGAAGATTAAATGTGGTGTTCAGTGGCAAGCCGTAATATCTTACAATGAGCAGTTCATTGAGTTTGATGACCCATCACTGGTTGAGGGTTACGTTGAGGCAG CCCAGAATGAGCTGGCTGGAGAAGGTGTTGGAATTTGTGATGAACTCATCACTCTGGAGATCATGGCTCCTGATGTGTGTGACCTCACACTGATTGATCTCCCTGGGATTGCCCGAGTTCCTGTAAAAGGACAACCTGAAGACATTGGACATCAG ATCAAAAATCTCATACGAAAATATATAGAGAAGGATCAAACTATAAATCTGGTTGTGGTCCCATGTAATGTCGACATAGCAACAACAGAAGCTCTGAAAATGGCACAGGAAGTGGATCCTGAAGGGAAAAGGACATTGG CTATTCTTACAAAGCCAGACCTTATAGACAAAGGAACAGAGAAGAATGTATTGGAAATAGTCCGAAATCAAGTCATTCCCTTAAGCAAAGGATATGTCATTGTTAAATGCCGTGGCCAAAAGCAAATTAATGATAAGATCTCTCTGTCGGAGGCCACTCAAGTAGAGAGGGAATTCTTCAGACGTCATGAATACTTCAG TTGCCTGTTGTATGAGGAGAAAGCAACTATTCAGTGTCTTGCCACCAAACTGACTCAAGACCTGGTTGATCACATCAAA aaatcatTACCTCTGATCTCAGAGGAAATAAAGAAGCAGCTGTGGAGCTTGAGAAAAGAGCTGAGTCAGTGTGAAGCTGGCCCACCACTGGACCCACACAAGAGGAAGATCTTTTTTATTGAT ACCTTGACTAAATTTAATGATAAGATCAACCGCTTGGCATCTGGAGAAGTGGTCAACAACGACAACTTGTTTGTATTGCTTCGGTTTGAATTCAAACAGTGGAAAGACCATCTTGACAACACAAAGGCATCAT TCCACAAAACGGTCCAGGATGTGGTGAATGAATATGACTTGAAGCACAGAGGACGAGAGCTACCTGGTTTCAGTGACTACAAAGTGTTTGAAATGGTGGTGCAGAAGCTGGTGATCCAGCTAACAGGACCAGCCATTGACACACTCAGAGTCATCAGAG ACACCATTCAGAAACAGTTTTCAGACGTGTCCAAAACCTGCTTCCTCAGCTACCCTTTCCTCCAGTGTGTTGCAAcg AACAAGATAGACAACATTCAGTCAAAGCAGGAAGCCAAGGTGGAGCAGAGGATCTTTGAACAGTTCGAGATGGAGCAACTCGTTTACACTCAAGATGGCATCTACTTCAATACCTTGAATGAGACTCACTCTACTGAGGGACAAAAGGCTTCAGAAGACAACTTTGCTGGGTTTGACAGCAGAAACAAATATCCTGAAATGCTGCGGGCTTATTATGAG ATCGTGGTGCAGCGCTTGGCTGACCAGGTGCCCATGCTGATCAGATATTTCATGCTTAAGGAATCTGCTCAGCTGCTGTGCAGGGAGATGCTGGGTTTAATGGATGGTGCCAACGTGGCTGATGCTTTGCGTGAAGAGTCAGATGTCAGCAGACACCGCATTGACATACAGAACCGCACAGACCGTCTTACACTTGCTCAAGAGAAACTCAGCGGCTTTGTTTGA